One Chryseobacterium wanjuense genomic region harbors:
- the holA gene encoding DNA polymerase III subunit delta: protein MKELDLILKNIKNKEVLPIYFFHGEEPYFIDLAVKALEHDFLDEDEKAFNQTVVYGKDTSYQEILSLARQFPMMGDKQVIIVKEAQDLKLTESESNALEMYVQNPVPSTVLVFAHKHKKLDSRKKVTKSLDRSNALFLSESIKENNLPKWIADECIKLNIKTAPNISHLLAEYLGNDLSRIANELNKLKIILKEGEILDGNIVENHIGISKEYNVFELQKALGTKNANVAFKIAHFMGKNPKNNPFVMMLSSLYNYFSNVIIYNTMIGQPPQVIASQMGVNPYFIKDYAESARLYPLKHATRVISILREFDMKGKGLGAVNMSEAELIKELVYKIINVDKIKMKV from the coding sequence ATGAAAGAATTAGATTTAATCCTCAAAAATATTAAAAATAAAGAAGTTTTACCGATTTATTTTTTCCACGGAGAAGAACCTTACTTTATTGACCTTGCTGTAAAAGCCCTTGAACACGACTTTCTGGATGAAGACGAAAAAGCATTCAACCAAACTGTTGTGTATGGAAAAGATACGTCTTATCAGGAGATTCTTTCCCTGGCGAGACAGTTTCCGATGATGGGAGACAAGCAGGTGATCATCGTAAAAGAAGCCCAGGATTTAAAGCTAACTGAAAGCGAAAGCAACGCCTTGGAAATGTATGTTCAAAATCCTGTTCCGTCGACGGTTTTGGTTTTTGCCCACAAACACAAGAAGTTAGACAGCCGAAAAAAGGTTACGAAATCTTTAGACAGATCCAATGCATTATTTTTAAGCGAATCTATCAAGGAAAATAACCTTCCGAAATGGATCGCCGATGAATGCATTAAATTAAACATAAAAACCGCCCCGAATATTTCACATTTATTGGCAGAATATCTTGGAAACGACCTTTCCAGGATTGCCAATGAGCTGAATAAATTAAAAATTATTTTAAAAGAAGGCGAAATTCTCGACGGAAATATTGTGGAAAATCACATCGGGATCAGCAAAGAATACAACGTTTTTGAACTGCAGAAGGCTTTAGGAACAAAAAATGCCAATGTAGCATTTAAAATTGCTCATTTTATGGGTAAAAATCCAAAAAATAATCCTTTTGTAATGATGTTGTCGAGTTTATACAATTATTTTTCGAATGTCATTATTTACAATACCATGATCGGACAGCCACCGCAAGTGATTGCTTCTCAGATGGGTGTAAATCCTTATTTTATAAAAGATTACGCAGAATCGGCGAGATTGTACCCTCTGAAACATGCAACGAGAGTGATCTCTATTTTAAGAGAATTCGACATGAAAGGAAAAGGGTTGGGAGCAGTCAATATGAGTGAAGCGGAACTGATTAAGGAACTGGTTTACAAGATTATTAATGTGGATAAGATTAAGATGAAGGTTTGA